The Thermosulfurimonas sp. F29 genome includes a window with the following:
- a CDS encoding (deoxy)nucleoside triphosphate pyrophosphohydrolase — protein MRRDRPLLVVAGLLRDEAGRVLLARRPPGKARAGLWEFPGGKVRPGESPEEALRRELREELALEVQVLAEVGRLRHDYPEISIELVLYEARPLGTPRALENQELGWFLPEKISGLPLCPADRRLWEAVLSVISHP, from the coding sequence GTGAGGAGGGATAGACCGCTTCTGGTGGTGGCCGGTCTCCTTCGGGACGAGGCCGGCCGCGTTCTGCTGGCCCGCCGTCCCCCCGGGAAGGCCCGGGCCGGTCTGTGGGAGTTTCCCGGGGGCAAGGTGCGCCCCGGGGAAAGTCCGGAAGAGGCCCTGCGCCGGGAGCTGCGGGAGGAGCTCGCGCTGGAGGTACAGGTGCTGGCGGAGGTGGGGCGCCTCCGGCACGATTATCCGGAAATTTCCATCGAGCTCGTCCTCTACGAAGCCCGCCCCCTCGGCACACCCCGGGCCCTGGAAAACCAGGAGCTGGGCTGGTTTCTCCCGGAAAAAATATCCGGACTGCCTCTGTGCCCGGCTGACCGCAGGCTGTGGGAAGCCGTTCTTTCGGTAATTAGCCATCCGTGA
- a CDS encoding bifunctional (p)ppGpp synthetase/guanosine-3',5'-bis(diphosphate) 3'-pyrophosphohydrolase → MNPVRRDIVRLSDILDQIQSYLPGANTYLVEKAYVFAAKAHAGQIRKSGEPYLSHPLAVAYILAQMKLDLPTIAAGMLHDTVEDSSLTLDDLRKHFGEEVALIVDGVTKLSALPTSSRLHQQAENFRKMLLAMAKDLRVILVKLADRLHNMRTLQYQPEPKRRRIARETLDIYAPLASRLGIDWIKQELEDLSFRYLYPEEYARLRAEVEKRVEEAQEYVEEVKELIRKTLSKHGISARVLGRTKHLWSVYRKLERYGLTVDQLDQIYDLIGFRVIVKTVKECYEVLGIIHALWPPIPGRFKDYISLPKPNLYQSLHTTVMGPKGKRIEIQIRTEEMDRIANEGIAAHWLYKEGAILSPSESKKFEWLERLVELQKELKNPREFLESLRMDLFPEEVYVFTPQGDIKVLPRGATPVDFAYAIHTEVGHHCARAWVNGRLVPLDYRLETGDVVKIDTSPQHRPSRDWLKFVKTSRARSRIRQWLRQEERERVVAAGREILAREFRKHRRNVTEFLESQRALEIAQKFNLKSVEDLLAAVGYGKITPAQVVRRALGEEKPARTVCERVPETGEVQCPGEVLLMDGTRDVLFHLSRCCNPVPGDEVVGYITRGRGISVHRVNCPNVAILDDERKIEVRWEKSDGSVHPVRLSVITQDRKGMLAAVSSAISTAEANILKAEVQTTPDRRAVFDIVVEVTDRRHLDKIMANVRSVDGVLKVERRLT, encoded by the coding sequence ATGAACCCGGTGCGGCGGGACATCGTCCGCCTGAGTGATATCCTGGATCAGATCCAGAGCTACCTTCCCGGGGCCAACACCTACCTGGTGGAAAAGGCCTATGTGTTCGCGGCCAAGGCCCACGCCGGCCAGATCCGCAAGTCCGGCGAGCCCTATCTTTCCCATCCCCTGGCCGTGGCCTACATCCTGGCCCAGATGAAACTCGATCTTCCCACCATCGCCGCCGGAATGCTTCACGACACCGTGGAGGATTCCTCTCTCACCCTGGATGACCTACGCAAACATTTCGGTGAGGAGGTGGCCCTGATCGTTGACGGGGTGACCAAGCTTTCGGCCCTCCCCACCTCGAGCCGTCTGCACCAGCAGGCCGAAAACTTCCGCAAGATGTTACTGGCCATGGCCAAGGACCTGCGGGTCATCCTGGTCAAGCTCGCCGACCGTCTCCACAACATGCGCACCCTTCAGTATCAGCCCGAACCCAAGCGACGGCGCATCGCCCGCGAAACCCTGGACATCTACGCCCCTCTGGCCAGCCGTCTGGGCATAGACTGGATCAAACAGGAACTGGAAGACCTTTCCTTCCGGTATCTCTATCCCGAGGAGTACGCCCGGCTCAGGGCCGAGGTGGAAAAACGGGTGGAGGAAGCCCAGGAATATGTGGAGGAGGTCAAGGAACTCATACGAAAGACGCTTTCGAAACACGGAATTTCCGCCCGCGTCCTGGGGCGCACCAAGCATCTCTGGAGCGTGTACCGGAAGCTCGAACGCTACGGACTCACCGTGGATCAGCTGGATCAGATTTACGACCTCATCGGTTTCCGGGTAATCGTGAAAACGGTTAAGGAATGTTACGAGGTGCTGGGTATCATCCACGCCCTCTGGCCTCCCATCCCCGGACGGTTCAAGGACTACATAAGTCTTCCGAAACCCAATCTCTATCAGAGTCTGCACACCACCGTTATGGGGCCGAAGGGTAAACGCATCGAGATACAGATCCGCACCGAGGAGATGGACCGCATCGCCAACGAGGGAATTGCGGCCCACTGGCTCTACAAGGAAGGGGCCATCCTTTCCCCCTCGGAAAGCAAAAAGTTCGAATGGCTGGAACGCCTGGTGGAGCTTCAGAAGGAACTCAAAAACCCCCGGGAGTTTCTGGAGTCCCTGCGCATGGACCTCTTTCCCGAGGAGGTTTATGTGTTCACTCCTCAGGGGGACATCAAGGTTCTTCCCCGGGGGGCCACGCCGGTGGACTTTGCCTACGCCATTCACACCGAGGTGGGGCATCACTGTGCCCGGGCCTGGGTGAACGGGCGTCTGGTCCCGCTCGACTACCGACTCGAGACCGGAGATGTGGTGAAGATCGACACCTCTCCTCAGCACCGCCCCAGCCGGGACTGGCTCAAGTTCGTCAAGACCAGCCGGGCGAGGAGCCGCATCCGTCAGTGGCTGCGCCAGGAGGAGAGGGAACGCGTTGTGGCCGCCGGCCGGGAGATCCTGGCCCGGGAATTCCGCAAACATCGCCGCAATGTCACCGAGTTTCTGGAATCGCAACGGGCCCTGGAGATAGCTCAAAAGTTCAACCTGAAAAGCGTGGAGGATCTCCTGGCCGCGGTGGGCTACGGAAAGATCACTCCCGCCCAGGTGGTGCGGAGGGCCCTGGGCGAGGAGAAACCCGCCCGGACGGTCTGCGAGAGGGTGCCGGAGACCGGGGAAGTGCAGTGCCCCGGGGAGGTTCTCCTGATGGACGGCACCCGGGATGTCCTTTTTCACCTGAGTCGTTGCTGCAATCCGGTGCCCGGGGACGAGGTGGTGGGATACATTACCCGGGGCCGGGGGATATCCGTGCACCGGGTCAACTGCCCCAATGTGGCCATCCTGGACGACGAACGCAAGATCGAGGTGCGCTGGGAAAAATCCGACGGGAGCGTCCATCCGGTCCGGCTCTCGGTGATCACCCAGGACCGCAAGGGAATGCTCGCCGCGGTCTCAAGTGCCATTTCCACCGCTGAGGCGAACATCCTCAAGGCCGAGGTTCAGACCACCCCGGACCGTCGCGCCGTCTTCGACATCGTGGTGGAGGTCACGGACCGCCGACACCTGGATAAGATAATGGCCAATGTGCGGTCCGTGGACGGGGTGCTAAAGGTGGAAAGGCGACTGACCTAA
- a CDS encoding FtsX-like permease family protein, whose amino-acid sequence MGLAFEWFVARRYVFSRKRNRLTGVIANISVAGIAIGVAALIVVIAVMTGFQDILRDKILSANPHLVVERLEGPFVEFAGVERRLRTESRKTGIRIEDVYPFVSEQGLMISSTGQAGVILKGIPPEALRRMRVLRLVSGSLPPGRDSGVLLGRRLAERLGVSVGDRVRFLLPRGRVTPLGLMPRFSTLEVVGIFETGLYDYDLSLALTSLSVARRIGGLGAAVTGIEVKLRDPFEAHRLARHLATTLGYPYYVVDWQTLNRSLFSALKLEKTGMFVVLTLIVVVAAFNIVAALVMLVSEKRPDIALLKVLGATERTIMRVFLLSGTLLGALGTGIGLTLGLLLCAVLARYPVIKLPSDVYPVDYLPVRVEALDVSIIVISALVLTLLAALFPARQAAKLPPAEVLRHG is encoded by the coding sequence ATGGGGCTTGCCTTTGAATGGTTCGTGGCCCGGAGGTATGTGTTTTCCCGCAAACGCAACCGGTTAACCGGGGTGATCGCCAACATTTCGGTGGCCGGAATCGCCATCGGCGTGGCGGCCCTCATCGTGGTCATCGCGGTCATGACCGGCTTCCAGGACATCCTCCGGGACAAGATCCTCTCCGCCAATCCCCATCTGGTGGTGGAACGCCTGGAGGGCCCTTTTGTGGAGTTCGCCGGCGTGGAGAGGCGCCTTCGCACCGAGAGCCGGAAGACCGGAATCCGGATCGAGGATGTCTATCCTTTCGTTTCGGAGCAGGGGCTCATGATCTCTTCCACCGGGCAGGCCGGGGTTATCCTCAAGGGAATCCCCCCGGAGGCCCTTCGACGCATGCGGGTCCTGAGACTGGTTTCCGGAAGCCTCCCTCCGGGCAGGGATTCCGGAGTGCTTCTGGGAAGGCGTCTCGCGGAGAGACTGGGGGTTTCGGTGGGGGATCGGGTGCGCTTTCTTCTCCCCCGGGGGCGGGTTACCCCCCTCGGGCTCATGCCCCGCTTCAGCACCCTGGAGGTGGTGGGTATCTTTGAGACCGGGCTTTACGACTACGATTTATCCCTGGCCCTCACCTCCCTTTCGGTGGCCCGGAGGATCGGTGGACTCGGAGCCGCGGTGACCGGAATCGAGGTCAAGCTTCGAGATCCTTTTGAGGCCCACCGGCTGGCCCGACATCTCGCCACCACCTTGGGGTATCCCTATTATGTGGTGGACTGGCAGACCCTTAACCGGAGTCTTTTTTCGGCCCTTAAGCTTGAAAAAACCGGAATGTTCGTGGTACTTACCCTCATCGTGGTGGTAGCGGCCTTTAACATCGTAGCCGCCCTGGTGATGCTGGTTTCCGAAAAACGACCGGACATCGCCCTTCTCAAGGTCCTGGGGGCCACGGAGCGCACCATCATGCGGGTGTTTCTTCTTTCGGGAACGCTTCTGGGGGCCCTCGGCACGGGGATCGGGCTCACCCTGGGTCTTCTCCTCTGCGCGGTGCTGGCCCGTTATCCGGTCATAAAACTTCCCAGCGATGTCTATCCGGTGGATTATCTTCCGGTGCGGGTGGAGGCGCTGGATGTGAGTATTATCGTGATCTCGGCCCTGGTGCTGACCCTTCTTGCGGCCCTTTTCCCGGCCCGGCAGGCCGCCAAGCTCCCCCCGGCGGAGGTGCTGCGCCATGGCTAG
- the purB gene encoding adenylosuccinate lyase — protein sequence MIPRYTRPEMARLWSPEEKLRAWLLVEVLACEAWARLGRVPEEALRVIKEKTAPFLEKGFGPEDVSRVEEIERETRHDVIAFLTYMERIIGPEGRWLHLGMTSSDMLDTAMAWLMKRAMEIIIEDVKGVLEVLRRRAFEHKDTVMIGRTHGIHAEPITFGLKLALWYEEMRRNLRRLSAALETISYGKISGAVGTFAHVEPQVEAYVCERLGLKPAPISNQIIQRDRYAEYMAALAILAGTVEKIATEIRHLQRTEVLEAEEYFAKGQKGSSAMPHKRNPILSENLCGLARLVRGYLTPALENMVLWHERDISHSSVERVIVPDATTAADFMLRRLEGLLSRLVVYPERMRRNLELLRGLIYSQPLLLALTEKGLPRQEAYRLVQRNAMEVWQDPNRNFRDQVLSDGEILKHLSREEIEDLFDLRRYLRHVDTLFERVFGEEG from the coding sequence ATGATTCCCCGTTACACCCGTCCGGAAATGGCCCGACTCTGGAGCCCGGAGGAGAAGTTGCGGGCCTGGCTCCTGGTGGAGGTTCTGGCCTGCGAGGCCTGGGCCCGGCTGGGACGCGTGCCCGAGGAGGCCCTCAGGGTCATCAAGGAGAAGACCGCTCCCTTCCTGGAGAAGGGATTCGGCCCGGAGGATGTGTCCCGGGTGGAGGAGATCGAACGGGAAACCCGCCACGATGTCATCGCCTTTCTCACCTACATGGAAAGGATCATCGGGCCCGAGGGGCGGTGGCTTCACCTGGGTATGACCTCTTCGGACATGCTGGACACGGCCATGGCCTGGCTCATGAAAAGGGCTATGGAGATCATCATCGAGGATGTGAAGGGGGTGCTCGAGGTCCTGAGACGGCGGGCCTTCGAACACAAAGACACGGTGATGATCGGCCGCACCCACGGCATCCACGCCGAACCCATCACTTTCGGGCTCAAACTGGCCCTGTGGTACGAGGAAATGCGGCGCAACCTGAGGCGCCTTTCGGCGGCTCTCGAGACCATCTCCTACGGCAAGATCTCCGGAGCCGTGGGGACCTTCGCCCATGTGGAACCCCAGGTGGAGGCCTATGTGTGCGAAAGACTCGGCCTGAAACCCGCCCCCATCTCCAACCAGATCATTCAGCGGGATCGTTACGCGGAATACATGGCGGCGCTGGCCATCCTGGCCGGAACCGTGGAAAAGATCGCCACCGAGATCCGTCACCTCCAGCGCACCGAGGTGCTGGAGGCCGAGGAATACTTCGCCAAGGGTCAGAAGGGCTCCTCGGCCATGCCCCACAAGCGTAATCCCATCCTTTCGGAAAACCTCTGCGGGCTGGCCCGACTGGTGCGGGGTTACCTCACCCCGGCCCTCGAAAACATGGTCCTCTGGCACGAAAGGGACATAAGCCACTCCTCGGTGGAACGGGTCATCGTGCCCGACGCCACCACCGCCGCGGACTTCATGCTCCGGCGCCTTGAGGGGCTCCTTTCCCGCCTGGTGGTCTACCCCGAACGAATGAGGCGAAACCTGGAGCTGCTACGGGGATTGATCTACTCGCAGCCCCTGCTTCTCGCCCTCACCGAAAAGGGACTTCCCCGGCAGGAGGCCTACCGTCTGGTCCAGCGCAACGCCATGGAGGTGTGGCAGGACCCGAACCGGAATTTCCGGGACCAGGTCCTCTCGGACGGGGAAATCCTGAAACACCTCTCCCGGGAGGAGATCGAGGACCTCTTCGACCTCAGGCGCTATCTCCGTCATGTGGATACCCTCTTTGAGAGGGTGTTCGGTGAGGAGGGATAG
- the lysS gene encoding lysine--tRNA ligase, translating into MKEESAILEARRRKAEELEKQGYSLFPNDFRPTDRAGVLQEIFRDYDNESLERLGKSFRLAGRMMARRDFGKAVFTHIQDETGRIQVFVKRDELGEEKFRLFKKYFDIGDIIGVEGPLFRTKTGELTVLARDIRLVTKAFRPLPEKFHGLRDTELRYRMRYVDLIVNPRVREIFRTRTRIVQYLRDYFISNGFLEVETPMMQPIPGGATARPFKTHHHALDMELYLRIAPELYLKRLLVGGFERVFELNRNFRNEGISTQHNPEFTMLEFYEAYATHEDLMRRTEEIFSGLAEELFGKKKITYQGQEIDFTPPWPRIPYREALVKIGGVPEEVLASREKVLEFAAERGIKVDPREPVLQKLWAKLFDALVEPKLIQPTFVTEFPVELSPLARRNDRDPSITDRFELIVAGREVANAFSELNDPRDQRARFEEQIRKRLADDPEIHPEIDEDFIRALEYGMPPAAGEGIGVDRVVMLFTDSPSIREVILFPHLRPEE; encoded by the coding sequence GTGAAGGAGGAAAGTGCGATTCTTGAGGCCAGACGCCGGAAGGCCGAGGAGCTGGAAAAACAGGGCTATTCCCTCTTCCCCAACGACTTTCGGCCCACGGATCGGGCCGGGGTTCTTCAGGAGATCTTTCGGGATTACGACAACGAGTCCCTGGAGAGGCTGGGGAAAAGTTTTCGGCTGGCCGGACGCATGATGGCCCGGCGGGACTTCGGCAAAGCCGTTTTCACTCACATCCAGGACGAGACCGGCCGCATTCAGGTCTTCGTAAAAAGGGACGAACTCGGCGAGGAAAAATTCCGGCTTTTCAAGAAGTACTTCGACATAGGGGACATCATCGGGGTGGAAGGGCCGCTTTTCCGCACCAAGACCGGCGAGCTTACGGTGCTCGCGCGGGACATTCGTCTCGTAACCAAGGCCTTCCGGCCTCTACCGGAAAAGTTCCACGGCCTGCGGGACACCGAGCTCCGTTACCGGATGCGCTATGTGGACCTCATCGTGAATCCCCGGGTGCGCGAGATCTTCCGTACCCGCACCCGGATAGTGCAGTACCTGCGGGATTACTTCATTTCGAACGGCTTTCTGGAGGTGGAGACCCCCATGATGCAGCCCATCCCCGGAGGGGCCACGGCCCGCCCCTTCAAGACCCATCACCACGCCCTGGACATGGAGCTCTACCTGCGCATCGCCCCGGAGCTTTACCTGAAAAGACTCCTCGTAGGAGGCTTCGAACGGGTCTTTGAGCTCAACCGAAACTTCCGCAACGAGGGCATCTCCACCCAGCACAATCCGGAATTTACCATGCTCGAGTTTTACGAGGCCTACGCCACCCACGAGGATCTGATGCGGCGGACCGAGGAGATCTTTTCGGGTCTGGCCGAAGAACTCTTCGGTAAAAAGAAGATCACCTATCAGGGGCAGGAGATAGACTTCACCCCACCCTGGCCGAGAATTCCCTATCGGGAGGCCCTGGTCAAAATAGGCGGTGTGCCGGAGGAGGTGCTGGCCTCGAGGGAAAAGGTGCTCGAGTTCGCCGCCGAACGGGGGATCAAGGTGGACCCCCGGGAACCGGTGCTCCAGAAGCTCTGGGCCAAACTCTTCGACGCCCTGGTGGAACCCAAACTCATTCAGCCCACCTTCGTGACCGAATTTCCGGTGGAACTCTCGCCGCTGGCCCGGCGCAACGATCGCGACCCCTCCATCACCGACCGCTTCGAACTCATCGTGGCCGGACGCGAGGTGGCCAATGCCTTTTCCGAGCTGAACGATCCCCGGGATCAGCGGGCCCGGTTCGAGGAACAGATTCGTAAACGGCTGGCCGACGATCCGGAGATCCACCCCGAAATAGACGAGGATTTCATCCGGGCCCTGGAGTACGGCATGCCCCCGGCGGCCGGGGAGGGCATCGGGGTGGATCGAGTGGTGATGCTCTTTACCGATTCCCCCTCCATCCGGGAGGTCATCCTCTTTCCTCACCTGCGTCCGGAGGAGTGA
- a CDS encoding ABC transporter ATP-binding protein: MAREEALRAEGIRKIFPSAEGELEILKGVDLVVRSGEAVAIVGPSGVGKTTLLHILGGLDRPTKGRVLHFGEDLSGLSDEALSAYRNRYLGFVFQFHYLLPEFDTLENVMLPGLLAGVPRREVRRRAEEWLDRLGLSGRIHHRLTQLSGGERQRAALARALLLRPRILFADEPTGNLDAENAREVADLLLQLNRKYDTTLVVVTHNLELAERMDRVLRLENGRLREVSS, encoded by the coding sequence ATGGCTAGGGAGGAAGCCCTCCGGGCCGAGGGAATCCGCAAGATCTTCCCCTCCGCCGAGGGAGAACTGGAGATCCTGAAGGGCGTGGATCTCGTCGTGCGATCCGGGGAAGCGGTGGCCATCGTGGGGCCGTCCGGGGTGGGAAAAACCACCCTCCTTCACATCCTCGGAGGACTCGATCGCCCCACGAAGGGACGGGTGCTTCATTTCGGAGAAGACCTCTCCGGACTTTCCGATGAGGCCCTCTCGGCCTACCGCAACCGCTACCTGGGTTTCGTCTTTCAGTTCCACTACCTGCTACCGGAGTTCGACACTCTGGAAAATGTGATGTTGCCGGGCCTTCTGGCCGGGGTTCCCCGGAGGGAGGTCCGCCGGAGGGCCGAGGAATGGCTGGATCGACTGGGGCTCTCCGGACGCATCCATCACCGCCTTACCCAGCTTTCCGGGGGGGAGCGTCAGCGGGCGGCCCTGGCCCGGGCCCTCCTCCTTCGACCACGGATCCTTTTCGCCGACGAGCCCACCGGTAACCTCGATGCCGAAAATGCCCGGGAGGTCGCGGATCTCCTTTTGCAATTGAACCGGAAGTATGATACTACCCTGGTGGTGGTGACCCACAATCTCGAACTCGCCGAAAGAATGGACCGGGTTCTGCGGCTGGAAAACGGAAGACTGCGGGAGGTTTCCTCTTGA
- the bamA gene encoding outer membrane protein assembly factor BamA: MRKRALGLAVVIFWALLAGTTRAQLKIHLPLVLYRPVYYGPEKRPLLVKRLVEAVAERLREEGFRVEIREGPPPAGERLRRLLEEEGFFAAAWGSITELGGRVSLDFSFLRRDWETPRHTYISGVLSDWPELENQAAEALSAGILEKQKVVQVRVKGNLRVDDEVILAKVSVKAGEYLDPLKVRRDIKAIYKLGYFEDVRAEVEKGQGGLILTYEVLEKPVIQKIVFKGNKAIKDADLKKVIEIKPLSILNLKEVDKAAETIKALYQSRGYYHTRVVPEIKTLAGRRVRVIFRIKEGRKLYIKKIEFVGNRAFSDRRLKKLLSVSEKTSFSWVKKVARTVKGFVSPEPAAEPGVYSLAFLYRDLEKIETFYQNHGYIEARVGEPKIREEKGWVYITIPIEEGPRYRVGRVEVVQDLFPRDKIFRELTLPREKYFSREALRRDQMHIADLFADKGYAYAQVKPELKRHPDTHTVDVTFRVDRGPLVYVNRIEIVGNTKTRDKVIRRELLVVEQRPFSAGRLRKSEARLRRLGYFEDVSFEKEKGVQENLMDITVKVKEQPTGTFSIGAGYSSVDKLIFMGQISQRNFLGKGQTLSFQGILGTRSNRYALSFLEPYFRDSKFSLGFSLYNWSREYEDFTRESSGGSVRVGYPLTPDLRVYGGYRYDDTNLTDLNPYVSRIIQESKNIEITSAIEFGMAYDTRNRWFVPTRGTLQKLDFELAGQFLGGDSEYLKTIYQGHVYFPIPRLPREFVAHLHVGAGYITEGSGKKVPVYERFFLGGLNSIRGYRYGDVSPIDPETGERIGGTRMAFLQAETIFTLIKSINLKGVLFFDTGTVWDKAHGFDSSELRKSVGFGIRWLSPMGPLRIEFGWNIDKKPGEDSSNWNFQLGGNF; the protein is encoded by the coding sequence TTGAGAAAGCGCGCCCTGGGATTGGCCGTCGTAATATTCTGGGCTCTACTTGCCGGGACCACCCGGGCCCAGCTAAAGATTCATCTCCCGCTGGTGCTTTATCGCCCCGTGTATTACGGTCCCGAAAAAAGACCCCTTCTGGTAAAGCGCCTGGTGGAAGCCGTTGCGGAAAGACTCCGGGAGGAGGGATTTCGGGTGGAGATTCGGGAGGGTCCACCTCCGGCCGGAGAAAGGCTGCGCCGTCTCCTTGAGGAGGAGGGGTTTTTCGCCGCGGCCTGGGGTTCGATCACGGAACTGGGAGGCCGGGTGAGTCTGGACTTCTCCTTTCTGCGGCGGGACTGGGAGACTCCAAGGCATACTTACATTTCCGGGGTCCTCTCGGACTGGCCCGAGCTGGAAAATCAGGCCGCCGAGGCCCTTTCCGCAGGGATCCTGGAAAAGCAGAAGGTCGTTCAGGTAAGGGTGAAGGGCAACCTCCGGGTGGACGATGAGGTGATCCTGGCCAAGGTCTCCGTGAAGGCCGGAGAGTACCTCGATCCCCTCAAGGTCCGCAGGGACATTAAGGCCATTTACAAACTGGGATACTTCGAGGATGTTCGGGCGGAGGTGGAAAAGGGACAGGGTGGTCTGATTCTTACCTACGAGGTGCTTGAGAAACCCGTTATTCAGAAGATCGTCTTTAAGGGAAACAAGGCCATCAAAGATGCGGATCTCAAGAAGGTTATCGAGATCAAACCGCTTTCCATCCTTAACCTCAAGGAGGTGGACAAGGCCGCCGAGACCATAAAGGCCCTCTACCAATCGCGGGGATACTATCATACCCGGGTGGTTCCGGAGATAAAGACGCTGGCCGGTCGGCGGGTCAGGGTGATCTTCCGGATCAAGGAGGGGCGCAAGCTTTACATTAAAAAGATTGAATTCGTGGGGAACAGAGCCTTTTCGGACAGGAGATTGAAGAAACTTCTTTCCGTAAGTGAGAAGACCTCCTTCTCCTGGGTGAAAAAGGTGGCCCGCACGGTCAAGGGGTTCGTCTCACCGGAGCCTGCGGCCGAACCCGGCGTTTACAGCCTGGCCTTCCTTTACCGGGATCTCGAAAAGATCGAGACCTTCTACCAGAACCACGGATACATAGAGGCCCGGGTGGGGGAGCCCAAGATCCGTGAGGAAAAGGGCTGGGTGTACATCACCATCCCCATCGAAGAGGGCCCCCGTTACCGGGTGGGCAGGGTGGAGGTGGTTCAGGATCTCTTTCCCCGGGATAAGATTTTTCGCGAGCTCACCCTTCCCAGGGAGAAGTACTTCAGCCGGGAGGCCCTGCGGCGGGACCAGATGCACATTGCCGATCTCTTCGCCGACAAGGGCTACGCCTACGCCCAGGTCAAACCCGAGCTGAAACGTCATCCCGATACCCACACCGTGGATGTGACCTTCAGGGTGGACCGGGGTCCTCTGGTCTATGTGAACCGCATCGAGATCGTGGGCAATACCAAGACCCGGGACAAAGTCATCCGGCGGGAGCTTCTGGTGGTGGAGCAAAGACCTTTCAGCGCCGGACGCCTCCGGAAAAGCGAGGCCCGTCTCCGGCGCCTGGGGTACTTCGAAGATGTGAGCTTCGAGAAAGAGAAGGGCGTGCAGGAAAACCTCATGGACATCACCGTTAAGGTCAAGGAACAACCCACCGGCACCTTCAGTATAGGAGCGGGATACAGCTCCGTGGACAAGCTCATCTTCATGGGCCAGATCTCCCAGCGCAATTTCCTGGGCAAGGGGCAGACCCTTTCCTTCCAGGGCATCCTGGGAACGCGTTCCAACCGTTACGCCCTGAGTTTTCTGGAGCCTTACTTCCGGGACTCCAAGTTCTCCCTGGGATTCAGTCTCTACAACTGGAGCCGGGAATACGAGGACTTCACCCGGGAATCCTCGGGGGGGAGCGTTCGCGTGGGCTATCCCCTCACCCCGGACCTCCGGGTTTACGGAGGGTATCGTTACGATGATACCAATCTTACCGACCTCAACCCCTATGTTTCCAGGATCATCCAGGAATCCAAAAACATCGAGATAACCAGCGCCATCGAGTTCGGCATGGCCTACGACACGCGCAATCGCTGGTTCGTGCCCACCCGGGGCACCCTTCAGAAGCTGGACTTTGAGCTGGCCGGTCAGTTCCTGGGAGGCGACAGTGAGTATCTCAAGACCATCTATCAGGGCCATGTCTACTTCCCCATCCCCAGACTGCCCCGGGAGTTTGTGGCCCACCTCCATGTGGGAGCCGGATACATTACCGAAGGTTCCGGGAAGAAAGTTCCGGTTTACGAGAGGTTTTTCCTGGGGGGGCTCAATTCCATTCGGGGTTATCGCTATGGAGATGTGAGTCCCATCGATCCCGAGACCGGCGAGCGCATCGGGGGCACCCGCATGGCCTTTCTCCAGGCCGAGACCATCTTTACCCTTATCAAAAGCATCAACCTCAAGGGAGTCCTTTTCTTTGATACCGGGACCGTCTGGGACAAGGCCCACGGTTTCGACAGCTCGGAGCTTCGCAAGAGCGTGGGATTCGGGATACGGTGGCTCTCTCCCATGGGGCCCTTGCGCATCGAGTTCGGATGGAATATAGATAAGAAGCCCGGCGAGGACAGCAGCAACTGGAACTTCCAGCTGGGAGGAAACTTTTAG
- the rpmB gene encoding 50S ribosomal protein L28 codes for MARICQICGKRPHTGHKISHSAKRSGRWWYPNLQRVRVRLPNGQVKRMRVCTRCIKAGKIQKAVR; via the coding sequence ATGGCCCGGATCTGTCAGATCTGCGGGAAACGCCCTCACACCGGACACAAGATCAGCCATTCGGCCAAACGCTCGGGGCGCTGGTGGTATCCCAATCTTCAGCGGGTGCGGGTGCGGCTTCCCAACGGGCAGGTAAAACGCATGCGGGTGTGCACCCGCTGCATCAAGGCCGGCAAGATCCAGAAGGCCGTTCGTTAG